The Phycisphaerales bacterium DNA window GACGCGGTGGTGACGGGGCCGATCTCGAAGGAGGCGTGGGCGCTGGCGGGGCACCGGTGGCCAGGGCACACGGAGTTGTTTGCGGCGCGGTTTGGCACTGAGCGGTACGCGATGATGTTCTACGCGCCTCCCGCGGCGGATGCCCCCTCGCTCAATGTGATATTGGCGACGACGCACGTGCCGCTGCGGGATGTGCCGGGGGCGGTGACGCGGGGGCGCGTGCTGGAGGTGATTGAGCTTGCGGATGAGGCGCTGCGGCGGCTAGGGGTGGACAGGCCGCGGGTGGGGGTGTGCGGGTTGAATCCGCACGCGGGGGAGAGTGGGCTGCTGGGGACGGAGGACCGGGATGTGATCGCGCCGGCGGTGGAGGAGGCGCGGGCGAGGGGGATCGAGGTGACGGGGCCGTGGCCGGGGGACACGGTGTTCTTGAAGGCGCTGCACGGGCCGGGGCAGCGGCCGAGCTTTGACATCGTGGTGGCGATGTATCACGACCAGGGGCTGGCGCCGGTGAAGCTGATGGCGCGGGACCGGACGGTGAACGTCACGGTGGGGCTGCCGGTGGTGCGGACGAGCCCGGACCATGGGACGGCCTTTGATATCGCGGGGAAGGGCGTGGCGGACGCGGGGAGCATGAAGGCGGCGATTGAGTTGGCGGTGCGAATGAGTCGGTAGGTCCGCCAGGACTTCTGGGTCGCCGAGGTCCGATTCAGGGGTAGTTCCTACCCTCCGCCCGTGCCCCCTGCCGCGCTGAAGCACGAGTCCCCACTGTTAGAGCTGCTCCGTATCGCGGGGCCGACGGTGGCGACGATGACGTCGTACACGGTGATGCAGTTCGCGGACAAGTGGCTGGTGTCGCGCCTGGGGCCGGAGTTCGTGGGCGG harbors:
- the pdxA gene encoding 4-hydroxythreonine-4-phosphate dehydrogenase PdxA translates to MNSHIGITMGDPGGIGPEVVVRALADERVRGLARFTVFGVEGVLAEAARVYGVGWPAEGVVVEARAEDGSWHPERGTARGHDARNGEASFRFVERAIECAKLPVGDARRVDAVVTGPISKEAWALAGHRWPGHTELFAARFGTERYAMMFYAPPAADAPSLNVILATTHVPLRDVPGAVTRGRVLEVIELADEALRRLGVDRPRVGVCGLNPHAGESGLLGTEDRDVIAPAVEEARARGIEVTGPWPGDTVFLKALHGPGQRPSFDIVVAMYHDQGLAPVKLMARDRTVNVTVGLPVVRTSPDHGTAFDIAGKGVADAGSMKAAIELAVRMSR